The following is a genomic window from Thermodesulforhabdaceae bacterium.
GAGCTATGAGTGATCAATTTGGAATTTTTTTACAGGAAGAAGTGGTTAAAAATTTAAGAAAGTCTTCCAAAATCCGAATTTAATAATGAAGCTTGTTATCTTGGCATACAATTAAAGAGGAGTAAGCCATGGAAGTAAAAGTTCCTGAAATACAACCAGTTACGCTTGAACAATGGATTAGGCCGACTGGGGAATTGAAAAAGGAAGAACTTGTAAAGCCTGTGGAAGCATCTGAGGGACAGACAACCCAGGATGTTAGAACTTCTAAAGCAGGTGTTCAAACTAAACTCCTTAAAACGAGCATTGAAGAAACCAAAAAGCTTGCTGAAGAGATACAGAAGTATCTTTCAGAAATGAACGTCAGTCTCTCCTTCGATGTGGACGATAAAACACACGACATTGTGGTGAAGGTTATAAACCGTGAAACTGGTAAACTAGTTCGGCAGATTCCGCCGGAGGAACTTCTCAAATTGCGTCAAAAACTTGAAGAATTAGTGGGGGTGTTATTGAATAAAAAGGTCTAGCTGGTTTTGTTCAAGCTAAAGACCTTATTAAATTAATATGGTTTTGAAATTTTGCCTTTGATCGCAAAGTTTAGTTGGATAGATACTATATTGTCTTTTTATTGCACCCTTCCATTTATCTACTTTTTTCTAAACAATACAGGCCTATTTAATAAATACTGCTTTGTGAATAATGCTGGCGAACCAACTTCCATTGATGGGCCGATTTTTATCTACTGTCCAAAAGGTTTACATATTGGCACACTCAAGTTATAAAGGTTATGACGAAAACTGGCTTGGTGAGGTCTTTGATATGAAGATAATTATCGTAGAAGATGATCTGGTTCTTGGTGGATTGTTAAAGGGTTATCTTTCTCAGATCGGGGGATACGAAGTCCATCATGTGGAAAAAGGAAAGGCAGCTTTGAAATCTCTAGAAACATACCGGTATGATTGCGCCTTTGTAGATCTTCAGCTTCCCGATATGACAGGAATCGCTGTGCTGGAAGCAATTAAGTCAAAAGACCCGACAGTGTCTGTAATAATGATGAGCGGTCGAGTTTCGATGGATGCTTCTATTGAAGCCATGAGATTAGGTGCTTCCGATTTTCTTGCCAAACCTTTTACTTTTCAGCAACTTGCCTTTAGTCTTGAGAGAGCTTTTAGAGAGCGTCAGATCCTCCTGGATAATATTTCCCTTATGTTGGAGATTGAGGCAAAAAAGGAACTTGAAAGGCTGAATAAAGAGTTAGAGCAAAACCTGGCTCTTCAAAAACTGTTGTTTGATATATCACGAGAATTTGATGATGTCAGGTCCAGTGAAGAACTTTACCAGTTGCTTGTTAGGTGGGCTTTGAATCTAACTAATGCTAAGGAAGTGGGTTTCTTTGTTATTCTTCCTTCTAATGACGCCTTGTTCTTGCTTGCAAGAGAAGTAGCCCCAGGAGGGAAGGAATTGTTTCCTAAAGTCATAAATCTGTTTCATGAAACTCACATCATAATAGTGCCGGATAATTCCTCGCCTTTAAGTAGTATATCTTCACACTTACACCCCAAATTGGATCTAATCCTTGGTGCTGTAGCTAATAGTTTGAATGTTTCTTCTGACGAGATATCTTTGTGGCCTGTAGTAGTTAGAACGGAAGTTTTTGGTTTTGTCATTGCGTATGATCTTGAATATAAAAGCAGAATCTGGGTTGATGAGAATCAGAAGCATGTCTTTGAATTTCTTCTAAAAAAGGCATCTCTTGTGATTGAAAACCTTGCGTTATATGAAAGTCTTATGGCCAACTTTTACAGCATATTACGAACTTTAGTAAACGCCTTAGAAGCAAAGGATATCTACACAGGAAAACATTCGGAGCGTGTAACGAAAGTAGCGGCCATCATTGCAAAAAGTATGGGTCGTTCTCTGGAAGAAATGGAAGCTATTAACACGGTAGGTTACCTCCATGATATTGGTAAAATAGGAATCCCCGACCACGTGCTTAACAAGCCAGGAAGATTGAATAACGAAGAATTTGAACTTATTAAACGCCATCCTGTAATTGGCGAAAGCATCGTTGGCGAACTGGGACTTAGTGATATCGAAAGATCGATTATTCGTAATCATCATGAAAGATGGGATGGAAAAGGATATCCCGATAAGATAGGCGGCAATGATATTCCTTTGATAACCCGTGTTATCACTGTTGCCGATGCTTACGATGCTATGGCTACTAACAGACCATACAGAAAGGCGCTTAGTAAAGACGCTGTATGGAATGAATTTGCCAAGTATAAGGGGTCTCAGTTTGATCCGCAGGTAATTGATGCGCTTTTTGATGTTTTTGATGAAGTGCATCACGAGGTTCAAGAATGAAGACCTCAGATGAAAAGAGATCTTATCTACGAATGCCTATTCCTGGTCTGAAAGTTAAATACAATATTGTTGGAACAGAAGGGATTCTCATTCCACGACTTCCTCGCCCTAGAGACGCTTACACAATGCTACCTGAGAACATTGAGAATATTGAACCAATTTTCCAGCTCATGTTTGAACGCCTTGAGCGGATTGAGATGAAGTTAGATTACCTGTTGAGGATGATGAGTCGAGGGGGCCAAGAAAAGATCTTCAAATACGACAGTGCAGTTATTGATATTAGTGGAGGAGGTCTTTCTTTTACTCACTGTCAAGGTTTATCAGTTGGTGATGTGCTGGAACTCTGCATTTATTCAACCGCTGGGGAAATTACACCAATTTTCGCTGTAGGAAAAGTTTGCCGAGTTGAGTATAAAGATGATGGAAAATATTGCCTTGTAGGGGTAGAGTTTTCCGATATTTACGAAGAAGACAGGCAGCTTATCATCAGGATGATTTTTGACACCGAAAGAAAAAGTAGGCGTCGTGTGAATACCGATGAAAGCAGTAGCAGAAATCCATGATAGTGAAGCAATTCTTTTGCTGTATTATTACGCCTTTAAAGGGAAGCTGTTAAGTGGCTTAATTCATAATGTTGGATCTCCTCTGCAGAGCGTGATGTTTTTAGTGGAACTTATGGGATCAACTGTAAATTTGCTTTCTGATTTCGATGAAACCGCTAAACCAAAGCTCGATATCATTTCTCGCGAAGTTAAAATTATCGCTGATACTTTTAGCGATTTCCGCATATTACAGCAATTGGCTGATTCAGAAGAAGAGGTTCTTGATGTTTGCGAATTTTATCATCTAATTACTAGGATTCTTAAAGCTGATATATTTTGCAAGCATAACGTTTCTATATCGATAAAATCATCGTTACGTGTAGCGATTCCCCAAATGCCTTCAAGGGTCTTTGTGATTATGTTTGTTGAGTTGGTAAGAAATGCCCTTAAAGCAATAAAAAGCAGCTCGGATAAAGGCGGAGTAGAATTTTGCATCGATCCTTCCACGCTGTCCAAGCATGAAATTATCGTGAGGGTTATAGATACTGGTTGCGGATGGGATCCAGACTTTGATTCTTCTTTGTTATTTCAACCATCATATTCGTCGTGGGATTTTCCAAAAGAAGATTTTGATGAAATACCATCTTTTGGGCTTGGACTTTGTTGCATTCAGGATTTGTTATCTATTTATGGAGGCAGTATTTCCGTAAATCGAGATAACAATTTTACCCAGGTTGAG
Proteins encoded in this region:
- a CDS encoding flagellar protein FlaG, with amino-acid sequence MEVKVPEIQPVTLEQWIRPTGELKKEELVKPVEASEGQTTQDVRTSKAGVQTKLLKTSIEETKKLAEEIQKYLSEMNVSLSFDVDDKTHDIVVKVINRETGKLVRQIPPEELLKLRQKLEELVGVLLNKKV
- a CDS encoding HD domain-containing phosphohydrolase — its product is MKIIIVEDDLVLGGLLKGYLSQIGGYEVHHVEKGKAALKSLETYRYDCAFVDLQLPDMTGIAVLEAIKSKDPTVSVIMMSGRVSMDASIEAMRLGASDFLAKPFTFQQLAFSLERAFRERQILLDNISLMLEIEAKKELERLNKELEQNLALQKLLFDISREFDDVRSSEELYQLLVRWALNLTNAKEVGFFVILPSNDALFLLAREVAPGGKELFPKVINLFHETHIIIVPDNSSPLSSISSHLHPKLDLILGAVANSLNVSSDEISLWPVVVRTEVFGFVIAYDLEYKSRIWVDENQKHVFEFLLKKASLVIENLALYESLMANFYSILRTLVNALEAKDIYTGKHSERVTKVAAIIAKSMGRSLEEMEAINTVGYLHDIGKIGIPDHVLNKPGRLNNEEFELIKRHPVIGESIVGELGLSDIERSIIRNHHERWDGKGYPDKIGGNDIPLITRVITVADAYDAMATNRPYRKALSKDAVWNEFAKYKGSQFDPQVIDALFDVFDEVHHEVQE
- a CDS encoding PilZ domain-containing protein translates to MKTSDEKRSYLRMPIPGLKVKYNIVGTEGILIPRLPRPRDAYTMLPENIENIEPIFQLMFERLERIEMKLDYLLRMMSRGGQEKIFKYDSAVIDISGGGLSFTHCQGLSVGDVLELCIYSTAGEITPIFAVGKVCRVEYKDDGKYCLVGVEFSDIYEEDRQLIIRMIFDTERKSRRRVNTDESSSRNP
- a CDS encoding ATP-binding protein — encoded protein: MKAVAEIHDSEAILLLYYYAFKGKLLSGLIHNVGSPLQSVMFLVELMGSTVNLLSDFDETAKPKLDIISREVKIIADTFSDFRILQQLADSEEEVLDVCEFYHLITRILKADIFCKHNVSISIKSSLRVAIPQMPSRVFVIMFVELVRNALKAIKSSSDKGGVEFCIDPSTLSKHEIIVRVIDTGCGWDPDFDSSLLFQPSYSSWDFPKEDFDEIPSFGLGLCCIQDLLSIYGGSISVNRDNNFTQVEMKIPARMIIP